Below is a genomic region from Rosa chinensis cultivar Old Blush chromosome 5, RchiOBHm-V2, whole genome shotgun sequence.
AATGTCAACTTCAGTTTACAATTTTGGAGGATTTTTTGGGTTATTACAATGTTTTTTCGGTCTTTTGtgttgttggaaaaaaaaaagtagcttTTATTTAAAGGAGTCGACGTGGTATTGCTGGAGTATATCTTATGTTTGCATGGAGCGTAGTAATGTTCACTTGTAGATAGGATCTCTTAGGTTTATTATTGTAAAATCTGTTCTTTTTGGTAATGCAGATTAGAGAATCCTCTGGTGCCAGCATGAACAGGAGGTATGAATTctattcttctttttatttatatcATTTTATAGTTGAGAGTGACACTTTGGGCACCACCCTGGAGCTTTGGCCCCAGCCCTCTGTGCCTTGACTCTGGCATTAGAAGTGCTCACATGTTAATATACCTCCACCAGTGTTCTGTGATGGACTTTTGGCATGTatctcttgagtgaaaatgccTCTTCGACTTCTCTTGGACATAGGCATATTGATTGTCATCATGTCAGATTGCTTATATCTGTGTGCAACAACTGTCATATGTCATGTTACCATAGGATAATTACGTTTCTATGTACtgtcttttttatttcattcttaTCATCAGGATCTTTTTAACTGTTTGGCAGACAGGTGGATGATGGGTCTCAAGGGAAGCAGGATGATTTCAACCAGAAATTAGAGGTTTATAGGAAAGAAAGTGTATGTTAAGAAACTCTTCCAATAGTGCTCTACCACTTTGTGATCTATGCTGTACTCATTTGTGCTAATCGTTTGTGCAGGCTGACAAAGTTCAGGATACAAAGATGACATCCAAGCTCTCCCCTTTCGGAGTATCTTGTGATCCTTCTACTGTAATAGTTCAACAAGACATTCAGTGCTGTGAAAGGACAACTTCAGAATACACTTCTTCCAGTTCAAATGTTGTTTCTTCAGGTTCCTCAACTTTGTTGAATCCAGCTGCTAATGTCTCAAGTCGTAATTCAGAAACAACACCAACTGAAATGATCCCTCATGGTTCAGAGTTAAATAAAAGTGGCAAGGTAAAACTTATTATTGAAATACGGCTTGAGTCAACTTGAGTTCTTCAGTGATTTCACTGATCATCATATTGTCTTCTTAAATGAGAATCAGTTAGTTATCTGTCTTTACCATCTAATTTATGCACCTGGGCACTAATACTAATATAAGAATACCTATGGTAAGATCTTCTGTAATTGCATTATAAGAGACTATAGATTTAGTCGCCTAATACTAAGGAAACCTTACTGCTTGGTGATTCCAATTATTCTAGTATCAATTACTGGGTTATATAAATAACTTTTAGAAGTTGATGTTTTATTTCCTAACTTACATAATCAAGTTGAtatattttcttctgttttggtgTTCTTTTTAGGAATTTAAGCTCAACCCAGGAGCAAAAGTATTCTCGCCATCTTTTACAAAGCCCATAGCAGCCACCTCTCCTGCAGTGCCAACAGTGGCAAGCATGGGTTTTATACCAACCAACTGCCCCGTGGTACCTGGTCCTGCCGTCCAGCCAGAAGTTGGATCGAATCCTTTCGCATCCCGTACATCTGTATCTGTTAAGGTTCTCCCATACAATAATTTCACAACTGGGAATGGTAGCAGTGCTTCTCAATTTTCACAACCTGTACGTATCATAGGCATTACTGAATTCATATTGGTACTATTTAATGATACTGATTCAAGCTTTACTTGTGAGTATTGGAAAGTTCCCTCTGTGTGTGTCACTGTGTGTGTCTGTGTGACTGTGTCCAACACATATGTTTCTGTTAACCAGCCCATTGACCAATGGACAAAAATTCATGCTGGCCAATCATGGGATCATGTGTTACATTTAGTTCTTCCTTCTTAAAGTACATCATCTGATTTGAATATCAGTTGTTGGATTTTGATTCAATGGTTGGTTATTAGGAAACTGATGACTTTTCTGGTTTTATCACTTATCTTATGGTGTTTAGTAAGGCGTTGTTTccctgccaaaaaaaaaaagtaaggcTTTCTTTATATACTAGCAGAGTTACTGTCTGCATGATCTTTAGTAGGAGCTAAAGCAGTCAATCCTCGGCCATTAGATCCAAGGCTAAAACGATCTCACTGCTTGGTTTAAAATACTAGTTTTTTGAGTGTTTTAATCTTAGCTATAGAAAGTGATTAACAGCCCAAGATTGAATATATTTTATCTGCTCATCTGTCTGTAACGTATATaatatgtatctatatatatgtaacATATATGTATGTACTCACAGGTACATACTGTTCATCATATTTGGTGAGTTAGATCAAATCTCATGTGTGTTATATGTAGTCATGATCTTCTACTCACCCTCTTTCAGAAAAATCTATGATGATTATTTGTTAGGTCAAAGATTCACAATCTAATAGATAATATTTGTTTGAAAATTAAGTACTTGATGTGAATACCAATTGTTGGATTTGCTCCCATACAGTTGGTGAGCATGGTTTTTTTCCCTCACCTTGAGTAGGAAACGAAGATTACATATCTAGTGTCTACATACCTTACATCAAGTAGTCTAAACAACATTTGTGTAAAGCATGCAAGTGATATGATTTCTATTATCCGTTGACTGAAATATGGCATGATACTTCTCTTATCAAAATGTATAGTAATATTTGCTATAGAGATCTTGCAAACAAGTTATGATTCATGTTGGGTTTTACTTTCTGCCTATAGATTGTTGGACACATGAGCAGTAGGGCGCAGACAGTTAGGTATGCTGGTCAGTATCCTGTTCAGGCTGGACCGACCTATGTACATCCAAATACTCAAGCTGTAAGTAATTTAAAGGATGTTAAAATCATCTTTATGTCAATTTGATTTCAGTATTTATGACTACTGTTTAACTCCATGtttctgatctctctctctctctgtgtctctCTATCTCCCCCTCCAGGTTATGGTAGGACGATTTGGACAGCTTGTCTATGTGCATCCAGTTTCTCAAGTAAGAGATACGTTGGCATAACAAATATTATATGATTGTATGTTGGAAGCAGATAAATAACAAAAGATAGTTTCTTTCATTGCTCAAACTGAAGTATAGCTGATGCTCTTTTGAACAAATAGCTGGATGAATTTTATTGATAGATGGCTAGATGCTTGTGAGGAATAACAGTTTAAGAAATAACATTAATTAATGCATATGATAATTgtatctttatttttaatttgtgttttttctctttatttttgttAACCATTTTTCTGACCTCCCTTCCTTTGTATATATTGAAGGATTTGGTTCAGGGTACACCAGCCATCTCACCACTCTCTGCACGTCCTATGTTGACTCCACATCAGGTCCAGTTTCCGAAGCACCAAGGTATGGACCATTCTATTACCTTTATGATGAATCCGGTCCAGCAATTTATGTGTTCGTGTAAAATGTTCATGTTTGGAAAATAGAAATTCCAACTATTTGAATCATCAGAAAAGGAAAAGCCTGAATAACATAATTATTGCTTTCTTTTAGACCTTCTTGTGTCATCTTCATGGATACAATTGTAGCTTTCACAATttaattttcaaataaaaatagTAGCTCACCTTCACTTTGGAATCTTTGTCtccactttctctctttttactttgttgattttaattcAGGAACTGCAGGCCAAGCATTGCAGCTGTGTGTGCCTCCGCAGTTCATGGCTACTGGACAGCAGCCTTTTCCCATTGCCAAGTCGCATCCGATTTTTGCAACCTCCCTTCCATTCTAATTGTCTCATCCGAGTTCCAGATTCTAATGATATCTTCCCCAAGTTTGGTGAACAAGTTTTCTCACTCATGACCTCAGCTGGCATTTAATTACAGTATATATTTATCATATTAATACAAAGTTTTGGCCTTGAGTTTTTTTGCTGGACAAAAGTCCATTCAGGTTATTCTCTATACATAGAACTCTAGAGAACTTTTACACAAGGGAACCTGTCAAACCTGATTAGGGGGATGAAGcttcattcaattttttttgtttgaaaaatgTGGGGATTGTTTTTTTATAGAAAACCGAAAACGGTTGAATAATTTTGAGAAGAGAGCAACATGTAAAGTACTCGAAAAAAACAGATGGACTGATTCTGTTGATTCTAAATTTCATAATCCCTAATGTTTATATCTTCTGATTTGTTGGAAGTTTTGCCATTGTGCAGTGGATGGTTCGTTTATAAATTTTAATGAACCCTTGATATGAGATGAACAGtatctttatgtttttgttatttgtttgCATACTTACTTCAGCTCTATGAAAAGATTTGAATAAATATTTTTCTGGGCTAATTGCATTTTATGTCCTTTATCTTTACACATTAAATTAGTTCTGTCCttgcatttttaatttcattacaTATGCCTTCGTGTGTAAAGGCCGGGAGTTGGGAGGTATAATAAAGTAAATCCTTTGTTTTTTAAGAGATTGCTCTGTAATACAGAGTCTGTATAAAGGGTAACTAGTATCAAACCAAGAACGTTTCTCATGCAGCTCTCATAAGTTGTAAAACATTCCAGTCACATGAGCAGCATGTTACCACTTCTTATGAGTGTCATGCTAGAAACTCTGCGACCTAGGTTGAAGGATTTCATCGGCTAGGTAAAACTGTGTTGTTTCGGGACAGCTCAACGCAACAAGCAGCTTTAACTTTTAGCTTatgaaaattgttttttttttaccgaCTTTTTTAAGCTGCTGTCAAATTGTGTAAATTTTATAATCAACTGCTTTTGAAAAGAATCTGGATATGTTGTAAGTTGTAACATTATGAACCAGAATGAGACCCCTATTGCAAAAAGACATTGTATCAAAGTTCGAACATATTGTTTATGGTAACACCAATAGTAATCAGGTCTAATTATTTCACTCACATTTGCTCATGCTTGTGATACGACTAACATCCACACGAAAAATAAGGTAAAGTTGATTAACTCGGTACAAGTTCTTCCAAAATTAGGATATGGAAGTGGAAGGTAGTAccatcattctttttttttttttttaacagaagGTAGTATTATCAtttcaataaaaaagaaaaaaaaattaaagcagCAATCAAATCAAGCACGGATGCTGTATCAGTTGCACAgatcatgaaaaaaaaacaaaaatacatttATTAGTCAAATAAAACTACAACAGGGTAAAATTAAAATCTTCTCAGTCCTACATAAGAGAACAGTACTTAAATGAACTTTCCCAGCATCCTTCatcatttaaaaaagaaaaaaatttaaattcctAATACACAATTGGCTGATCATGCTAAGACCTGATGTCCAACAAGGAGGCACGTATACATAACATTCGTTCAAGATGCCTGTGAAGGTGTGCTTGAATGATCATTTTGTCCATCTCCGAACAGTTTCTCAGTTTGGTCCTTCATCCTCTCCTTCATGCTTTCCTGCAAAACCTTAATGAGGTGGTGGAAATCAGTGGCTATGTCCTGATTCCTGAATATCATTCTGTTATAACTAGATGTTTATTGATATTCTGTTATAAACAAAGTCCTTACCTGCAATAGCTCGGACATTTTGCCATTTCTGCCATCCTCCATTGGTTTGGAAGCAGATGCAGGATGGTCTTTATGCTCTACTGCTTGCAGGGGCTCGACTAAGGGTTGAGTAGCCAAGTTACTAGCCTCTACGTGACTCTCAGTTGATTCTGAGGGCACATTCTCAGGCAATGTCATTTGCTTGGCTTCTGTCTTACGCAGCTCCTCTACAGAGGGTGGATCAGTAGGACCATTCTCATTTATTTTAGCATCAtatattacctgatggccggtgtGAGGTTGGGACCCGAGCATTTGATTTTGAACTGCTGACGCCTGGTCGTTGGGAATTGAACACCCATTCGATGGAGCAGCTGATACAACCTGTTTCCCTTTTGAGGTTGCTACGGTTGCAGCCTGGGTTGCAACGGGATTCGATTCACTGGTGAGTGCCGGGCCATTTGATACCTTGCAAGGTTCGAGCACAACAGGCATCAAGTTGCCTCTGGACGTTACTCGATTAACATTTTGTGCAGCCACCGGAGCCACATGATTAACGGGGTGGGAAGCATCTCTTGAATGAGGTTTATGGCCATGAACAGAAGAATGGTTCTCAACTGGGAGGGCAATTTCATGCCGTTGGATCATTTCAACATCTGGAGCCACATCATTTTCTGGAACAACAGGAGCGTAATGTCCAGGCTTGAAGACAACACCCCTCAAAGTGGTACCAGTATTACCAACCCTAACTCTGAGAAGGTAGCCGGCGTCAAATGATGCTTCAACAACACCAGAAACAACCATTCCCACCATGTTATCAGTTGTACTTGTACCATTAGTTGGTGCTGCTTGTTGGGCCTGGTTTCCGTTGCTCCTTACAAATCCAGGAGGGGGAACAGCAGCATTCTCTCCCAAGTTCAGGTTCTGATACCTGGGCACAGGAGAAGCATTCTCTTGAGGATCAAGTCTTGGATATTTCCGTGGGCGTCCACGTTTACGCTTCACAGGGATGTTTGATAAGGCATCAGCAATGTTTTCTTGATCTCCTTGCATCTTTGGTGCTTTTGTCTAATCTTGCTCTCCCCACAAATTCTTGTATTTCCCCTCTCTGCAACAAGTAGTGAGCCTGAATGAGAAATTGATACCAAAACTTAAATTACCTGCCAGACATCTGGGCTTTAATAGTAAGACTTAGCAATAATGCTGTGCGGAAACCCCTTAACTGCATATATTTctaatttggttttggttataaGAAATTCAATGACAAGATTCTATAGATGTTTTTAGTTTCCTTGTAAACATTGTATCTGCAATAGAAGAAGTCCAACACATACACACTAAAGCTTTTTGCATACACAAGTGCAGTCCTTCACACACACAAGAGCAAGTGCAGAAAGTCTAGGTTCTTAATAACCCTAGAACCCCTTtgccttttttaatttttaattttttgggaAATTAACTTTTCTACCCATGGATTCCTATTGTGATTCCAAATGTTGGTAAACATCTTAATAGGAGTGACTCTTCTCCACTCCAATTCCACCTCCTTCTCTGTCCCATCCCTTCTTAACCCCATTCAAGTTTAGTCAACACAAATTACCAGCCCGTTACCAAAAGCTAAAGATTTTTACCCTATCAAACaatatcaaaaataaataaacactaAAACGAAAAGCGGATAAAGATCTATATTTTTCACCATAAAGGTGGCAATGTACCCATACATGTGTAGTCTGAAGATGcaaaaattacaaatttacaacacCAGCAAATTTATATAACTTTTGCACTGCAATACTAAAAATATAGTAAATTTCCaagaaaaaaagtaacaaaGTAGTACTGGCCTATAATGAATAAATGAACCTTAAATACATAATAACAGTGACAATGATTATGATTAAAAACAGTCAGATgaactaaaagtctaaaacatTAAAGTACATTTAAAATAATCAACTTTATTTAATGAGACACCTGAATCAACAAACAAATTAAAACCCAGCTCCGAAACTAAACCATTAACCCAAAATTCCCTAATCAACATATTTACTTGCAAGAAAATAACCTGAGATTATATAGGATAAACCATGTAGTcagtaaaataaaattaagaagCTTATAAATAGGAGCCAATAAACCATAATTCCCTCATTTCACCTAACAAATCATAATTCCCGATTAGTTTCTTCTCAACATATcagttcgaaaaaaaaaaaacacagataaaaaaaaaaatcaatttttacTCTGCAAAGCAAGGTAAATTTTCAAACTTCGATCGAGGAAAGGGAAGTAAAGTCGAtttaagattagggtttcgatcCAGTAAAACTCTAAGATGGAAGAGAAGTACAGTTACAGTAAACAAATACAAATATACAAAGAGCAAAAAGTGAGTTGAGAAACTGGGAAAGAGAGGTACCTTACTGCTTGTGGGATACGATGTCGTTCTGGAAATGAACAAAAATGGGTTTGATTGATTCTGGAAAATATTTTGGgggggtgttttttttttttgtagtgtctGGGGCGGAATGGGCGAAGTGGGGAAGATAGCAGGGTCTGGTTTTGTGGGCATTTAAATAGGTGCGGAATCAGAAAGAGCAAAAATGAGGAGATAAAACGTGGTGTCACTCCTGGTGCGGGCAGATGGCACGACATAAGTGGAGTTTGTCACGAGTCTTACAAGGCATGTAGGATTTACTGTCGGTTGACATAGTTTCATTCTAAGTCGTTTAAGACTTCAGTACGACTCAATCAAATGTGTACGAAGCAACGACTAAGCAAAATTTAATTGGACAAAAGACATATTAAAGATAGACATGTAAAAGGATCAAATTTGGAGCGGATCGATCTAAATCTGAATCTGTTTAGTAACACTAAAAATTAGTAAATTATCACTACCtacacttttgtttttttaattcccatgTGCTAGTGTGCAAGGCCCATGTGCAAGGTATTATCCCTTGCAGTCAGATTCATTCCCTTTTTGAATTATTTCTACTGACAAGTAAATTACGAAACTGCGCTTGTGGTTTGAATAATGTGAATTAACATGGCTGAATGTCAGTAGCATTATGAAGAAAGAATATCTCTacattccatctttgtttttcttagaaacaactaatttatttaataattctaAAAACTATTTGtacatattacaatatgaaacttgaacaCTATCATTTATCTCTGGCTTTGCTGCTTCCACATACAAGCAATAATGTACAGATCCCCAGTAGTATATCacccccagtagtatactagccccaatagtatactgaccctcaatagtgTACTGATCCCCAGTAGTATACTGGcccccagtagtatactagccTGGCCTTCTCGCGTTTGCTCACTTCAACATTGTTTTCATTAGCTCTATCCTGCAAGTCAACCGACAACACAGAGCATAAGGGATGATAAAGTGTGCCCAAAAATGCTTTGGCGATTACAACTCTAATCCTTTCTCTTCAATAATCATAGCATTCAAACACATAAGAACTATCACTAAACATGGAGCCTAATCCTTATAGtttcttccatttctttctgagtcaaaaattggaaaagaaaaataaaaaagaagtagATGATACAAGCAGCAAATTTTGCAATTAATCCATGAACTTGCAAGAACACAGAAGCAAAAAAAGCAACAATTTTTTTGTCAAACTAACATTACACAACACCACCAATCCAATAAGAAAGTaccataaacacaaaactaaaggaaagtaccataaacacaaaactaaagctACTGACCTTCAAACGAAATGTTGCTGAGTCCTGtagaaataacaaaaaaattaagatccaataagaaagtaccagaaacacaaaactaaagctACTGACCTGCAATACAAAACTGATAATCAGACTATAGCTACTGACCTGCAAATGAAATGTTGCTGAGTCTTGTagaaataacaaacaaattaagATAAGTACAGCTCCACCAAATTGCAAAAGCCTCataatttctcaaccaaaatttctcagCTAAAGCTACTAAGCATAATCGAATTTTGACAGTGTTGAATGCATAATCAGACTATAGCTACTGACCTTCAAGACTATAGTTACTGACCTGCCAGTGTCGACCCCTTGCTTCGCCGCCGGGGTCGCTTGCTTGGTTCTCCTCCGGGATTGCGCCCTTGCTTCGCCGCCAGGGTCACCCCCTTGCTTCTCCGCCTGGGTCTCGCGCTTGGTTCGCCTTCCAGGTTGAGCGCTTGGTTCTCCGCCGAGTTCACGCGCTTGGTCATTCACCGCCGAGGTCGTTCCCTTGGTTCGCAGCCGGGTTGGCGCGCTTGGTTCGCCGCCGGGTTGCGTCCTTGCTTTGCAGCCGGGTTGCGCACTTGCTTTGCCGCCGAGTCGAGCCCTTGTTTCGCCAGAGCCCTAGATGTTTTGATTTTCAGACGGTTTAGATTTTGGGGTCGCTTTGATTTTGGGATAAATGGTTTATATTAGTCAGTGGCATGTTTCGTAAATTTCTTAATATTTGAGTGTTCTTTCTTTATGATGGGCTAATGGTTATTGACCGCACGGGCTCCATGTTTTGGAGTCTGTTATTGATAAATAATAGTGTCATATTGTAGTTATTGGTCATTAACTCTAAAAATTTCAACCCACCTGGTCTGTTAACCTGGTGGATCGTTGATAGCTCAATCTAAATCCATATCCGCCGGATTAACAGATACTCAATCCTTTAATCTAATTTTataataataaatatttttaaattttgataATAATATTAAATATGAGAAAGTTTTAAGAATGGTACATGAGCTATCCTCCATTGAGAATTAAGGTTAATATATTTTCAGATCTATAACATAAGTACATGGACAATTTAACACTACCCATTTTTGATACATTCCGTTAACTACCTTGTTACAACCCATGCCATTATCAAATAAATGAACGGTACAATTGTATTTTTGCAGTTTGGAGTCAAACTCTTTCATCTCCCTCGCAGCCCAACACGTAGCCATCTCCGATAGCGAGCTCACCACCAAGCTCATCCCCAACAGAATCGAACAAGAAACAAGCCCCAATCATGACCAGATCAAATCCTTGGTGTATTACGCCCTGTATCCAAATTTACTTGTTTACTgatcatttggatggtaaacgatGATTATCTTTACTTTTTACCTTCGTTTAAGACTTTTTTGGGGTTTCAAAAATTTACTTTTTGTTCGGCtcagtttttgatgaaattttcTTCTAGgaagttgtagagcacgttaaaccgagtttgtggacatgcggCATGTTAAAATTGTAACGAAGGAGTTATAAAGGTTAAAACTCAGAGGCACTTTTGTAATTTTGGGAAATTTATTTAAGCATATTTAGGTGTTTCcagaaggagaaacttactattttggTGACTTCTATTTCATGAGAaatcgaagagagagagaacccagaaaaccccaaatcagCATTGATCCTTCTCGGCCTTGCTAGCGCCGATTTCGGCCACTTCTGGCCATGAAATCAGTCTCATCTGAACCGCCTtgtctttctcttcctctctgtgGCAGCGGCACATGACAATTTTGGTTGTGGAAGGCCCAGCAAGCACAAACTTTGGCCTACCAATTTTGGGATTTCCGGTCAATTCTCAATTTTCTGGCCACCTTCGGCCGCGCCACCACCCACATCTTGAAGCTCTCTTCTTCGTGGTTCAAACCCACCCAGTTACCAGCTCCAATTCGATTGGAGGAAGGAGAATTGAAGATCGAAATAAAAACTAGGGATTTCATGTTTTCAAGGTAAATTCCTACTTGTAgacttgaaattgatcaatgttgtagttgagaaagttgttggggatGTTGTAAGGAACATTTTTATGTAGGTTTGGTGACCCAATTTGGGGTCGGAGGTGGCGACGCGTGGGGGCGCGTCCGGCCACTTCAGACCTTCTGTTTTGGTTCGTTAGGTCGAGCGTAGCATTACAAACATGTTGATAACAACTTTGTTTCATTTGGTGCACGTTTTGAAAATGATcggaatttttgaagtttcagaaattcaggttttgatttgggaagatccgactgttggatcgacCCCAATTTTCGATAGGTTGTTATAGCTATTCAATCGACGTAACCCATGTAGTTTGAACTCGTTTTGACATAAATTCAAGTTTTCAATGAATTaaaattttagggtttcgaatTTTAGTATCATCAATTTATCCTCAATTATTGAAAACAGTTAATGATAATATCAATTTGTTCAGGACGACGTGTAGATCGAGTTTGAGGAGTAAATTATCGGTTGGACATCATAGCACAaatctgtgagtggacatttgattGTAAAATAAATTATGCATTTAGTACTACTTTCGAGCatttatttatgattttatggcttattgagatattgagtgttatgagttttgatttatcgagtatttgatttatggtTTCGATGATTTACTGATGATTATGTTTGAGTATGAATATTTTATCAAGATTTCATGATTTATGATTTTGAAGAGTTATTTATGATTTTTCGGCAATGACTTTATTTTGAGTTATGGAGGATTTTCAGAGTTTGAGCCGAGAGCGATGGATtgaaatacaccaaataatttcagttagaatcttaccaggaatgatggattcaaaggggctcgaatgatcactaaactcatatttttcttctatgtctccattgcaaatcagatgtaatttttttttcaaagatggTTCTAAAGTTGCTTGTTCTACCataattaaacttcaaagcatcacgTTAGAGAGATAaaatgactatgctagagaagttttttatggaaaagaaaagagaatcgTAAAGAGTTTTGTTGAAGTTCTCTATGTCTACAGGAAAATAAGAGTTTAGGATTTGAAGATGATtaacttgccaaatagaaaaaagaaaaaagaaaaaaatttagggagggtagttagggtaatttgtaaaaaaaaaattaaactaaagTAATAGATAAATAGAAggagtgtgtgaatagagaaaataatgTGCGAAGGCACCAccatttgttttaaactttcttaatttattacacatttcaaatcctaaatagatgcaatTACCAAACAataaaattgcaattaatggaattttctaaagattccatcatttataaatttctaCGAATTTTATACTTTTCTCATCCAAAAGCACCGTAATTGTAAAACTTTTCATGTTTAAAAATTTGAGTTGTTATTGTGAAAACAattaaattaagagaaaaataaatataaacgcAAAAAACCAAGCTTGTTAGGAAAAATACGTGGGTGAGTTTTTTCTTCTCCTAATCTACTCCTAATTTACATAATTGAACCTTCTTTATATGGTATATATCTATAATTAAGATTTTTCTCGTTTTTTAacttgactattttgcccttttgattaaATAGGATGTAATCTAAACAAAATTTTCCTTAATTACAGCTGGatgtttactatttttttaatttgaattaTGATTACAAATTTGAAATTAATTTATTACAATCAATTTAATCCTTGATTTTTCCTTATGTAAAACGACTAATTGCAAtttatttcttcctttcttaTGTGAGCTACATGtttgcttttgttcttgttAGTAAATATGTGTGTTTCTCATCAGAGTGTGTTATATTCGTTACTAGGAATAGTTGCCCGTGCTTTGCTGCGGGAGTTAAGATTGTTAGTGAATTGTTTACGAAAGTAAGTAGTTGTATACAAAAGAATTTGTTAATATGATACCaaggaaactgaaattgaataCAGTCGatatgaaactgaaaatgaaggagaaaaatgtaaaggaaattgaaattgattgaTTGAGATCTGCAAACTCATGTTAGTTCCTCAGTTCAAGAAGATGCAgtgaaagatcaaaatcgaacaTTGTAC
It encodes:
- the LOC112201530 gene encoding uncharacterized protein LOC112201530 isoform X2 gives rise to the protein MGCRNRALTEDDAVSSSSSLSEALLFATMCIIGLPVDVHVKDGSVYSGIFHTASVENEYGIVLKKARMTKKGKSDANVSNGELIDTLVILSGDLVQVVTKGVLLPADGVTGNMSGDRTEAVTGTVSSDECSKNGAKKSSESAINKKKGGRVLMQNGNDFHGVTPTRAGKEHGGRNMPLNHIENASELEKRSDEVNLSEIRESSGASMNRRQVDDGSQGKQDDFNQKLEVYRKESADKVQDTKMTSKLSPFGVSCDPSTVIVQQDIQCCERTTSEYTSSSSNVVSSGSSTLLNPAANVSSRNSETTPTEMIPHGSELNKSGKEFKLNPGAKVFSPSFTKPIAATSPAVPTVASMGFIPTNCPVVPGPAVQPEVGSNPFASRTSVSVKVLPYNNFTTGNGSSASQFSQPIVGHMSSRAQTVRYAGQYPVQAGPTYVHPNTQAVMVGRFGQLVYVHPVSQDLVQGTPAISPLSARPMLTPHQVQFPKHQGQALQLCVPPQFMATGQQPFPIAKSHPIFATSLPF
- the LOC112201530 gene encoding uncharacterized protein LOC112201530 isoform X3, translating into MGCRNRALTEDDAVSSSSSLSEALLFATMCIIGLPVDVHVKDGSVYSGIFHTASVENEYGIVLKKARMTKKGKSDANVSNGELIDTLVILSGDLVQVVTKGVLLPADGVTGNMSGDRTEAVTGTVSSDECSKNGAKKSSESAINKKKGGRVLMQNGNDFHGVTPTRAGKEHGGRNMPLNHIENASELEKRSDEIRESSGASMNRRQVDDGSQGKQDDFNQKLEVYRKESADKVQDTKMTSKLSPFGVSCDPSTVIVQQDIQCCERTTSEYTSSSSNVVSSGSSTLLNPAANVSSRNSETTPTEMIPHGSELNKSGKEFKLNPGAKVFSPSFTKPIAATSPAVPTVASMGFIPTNCPVVPGPAVQPEVGSNPFASRTSVSVKVLPYNNFTTGNGSSASQFSQPIVGHMSSRAQTVRYAGQYPVQAGPTYVHPNTQAVMVGRFGQLVYVHPVSQDLVQGTPAISPLSARPMLTPHQVQFPKHQGTAGQALQLCVPPQFMATGQQPFPIAKSHPIFATSLPF
- the LOC112201530 gene encoding uncharacterized protein LOC112201530 isoform X1, with the protein product MGCRNRALTEDDAVSSSSSLSEALLFATMCIIGLPVDVHVKDGSVYSGIFHTASVENEYGIVLKKARMTKKGKSDANVSNGELIDTLVILSGDLVQVVTKGVLLPADGVTGNMSGDRTEAVTGTVSSDECSKNGAKKSSESAINKKKGGRVLMQNGNDFHGVTPTRAGKEHGGRNMPLNHIENASELEKRSDEVNLSEIRESSGASMNRRQVDDGSQGKQDDFNQKLEVYRKESADKVQDTKMTSKLSPFGVSCDPSTVIVQQDIQCCERTTSEYTSSSSNVVSSGSSTLLNPAANVSSRNSETTPTEMIPHGSELNKSGKEFKLNPGAKVFSPSFTKPIAATSPAVPTVASMGFIPTNCPVVPGPAVQPEVGSNPFASRTSVSVKVLPYNNFTTGNGSSASQFSQPIVGHMSSRAQTVRYAGQYPVQAGPTYVHPNTQAVMVGRFGQLVYVHPVSQDLVQGTPAISPLSARPMLTPHQVQFPKHQGTAGQALQLCVPPQFMATGQQPFPIAKSHPIFATSLPF